The Nitrospinota bacterium genome includes the window TACTACTTCTGAAGCTTTTCAACCCTCAAAAGGGGGGGGCTCTCAAAAGGCTGAACAGCTTTATCGACAGGCAATGAACGCCTATGGAAGCGCCGGATATCAGAAGGCTGTTGAGTTGACTACCGAAGCGATAAAAGCCGACCCAAAACATGCGAAAGCTTATACCCTTAGGGGAAAGGCGACAATGGGCCTTGGAGACATGGAAAGTGGCACGAAGGATCTGGATATGGCTATAAAACTCGATTCAACAATAGGCGAGGCATATTTCCTGAGGGCGCAGATGAGTGAGATCATGGGAGACATGGAAGGAGCGGAAAAAGATTATATAAAGGCGTGTGCGAACAAGTACAGCCAGGCGTGTAAATAGGCGGTTCCGGTCGGGATAATAACCAGGGATTGACCGTTATCTGGGAATAAAAAAGAGAAGAGAGAAATGAAAGATAAAAAATTTTCAGCTTTGGACTGGGCTATTCATTTCGGCGTGGCAATAAACCTTGTGGTCGCTGTACTGCTGGTTTGGTATTCGCTTTCACGTTAAGAATAGAGTAGTTTCATTTTCCATCAGTATTAATTCTGGTTCAAACCCGTTAAAAAATCGGAAAATTGCGGGGCAGAATGAGCGATTCGTGTCATATAGTGGAATATTTCGTTCAAATCTTGTAGAATCGGCCTGGAAAGTACGTTTTGAGGAGGATAGATGCAGGTAGAACCGATTGTCATTATTGATGATGACAAGTCAATTTGCAAGACATTGCAGATGCATTTTGAAAGGCAGGGGTCGAAGGTAATCACAGCGAACCTTGCCAAAGAGGGGATTGATACCTTGAATTCACTCACCTCAGCAATCGTTATCCTTGATGTCAAGCTGCCGGATGCGGACGGGATAGAGCTGTTGAAGCAGATCCAGGGTAAGGGTGGTGATTATTATTCCATAATAATCACCGCATTTCCGAATATGGATTCCACCATAAAAGCTGTGCAGAACGGCGTTGGGGAATATATCCATAAACCTATAGATATTCAGGAAATTGATGTGGCAATGGAAAAGGCCAGGGATTTCTTCGCCAGCAAAAAGGATACGAAGGTTTCCCTAGTGCCGATTCCGGTATACGATACATGGAGCGACCAGTTCATCGGCAAAAGTTCGACTATGAAAGAGCTTTTTAAAACGGTAGGTATGGTCTCAATGGGGAAGGCTACGGTTCATATCACTGGCGAGAGCGGAACTGGCAAGGAACTTGTTGCGAAAGCGATCCATCAGAACAGCCCGGATAAGGACGCCCCGTTCATCTCCATCAACTGCTCCGCGATCGTCGAAACTCTACTCGAATCGGAACTTTTCGGACATACAAAAGGTTCGTTTACCGGAGCGATAACCGACAAGGAAGGAAAATTCACCCTTGCAAATAACGGAACCATCTTTCTCGACGAGATCAGTGAAATGGATATCAATCTCCAGGCAAAACTTCTGAGGGTTCTGCAGGAACGGGAATTTTACGCGGTAGGCGGAAAAGAAAAGGTAAAAGTGAACTGCAGAATTATCTCTGCTTCAAACTCAGATATTGAAAGAATGGTAAAAGAGGGGAAATTCAGGGAAGATCTCTATTAC containing:
- a CDS encoding sigma-54 dependent transcriptional regulator; its protein translation is MQVEPIVIIDDDKSICKTLQMHFERQGSKVITANLAKEGIDTLNSLTSAIVILDVKLPDADGIELLKQIQGKGGDYYSIIITAFPNMDSTIKAVQNGVGEYIHKPIDIQEIDVAMEKARDFFASKKDTKVSLVPIPVYDTWSDQFIGKSSTMKELFKTVGMVSMGKATVHITGESGTGKELVAKAIHQNSPDKDAPFISINCSAIVETLLESELFGHTKGSFTGAITDKEGKFTLANNGTIFLDEISEMDINLQAKLLRVLQEREFYAVGGKEKVKVNCRIISASNSDIERMVKEGKFREDLYYRLNVVNIHIPPLRARREDIPDLILYFLAKIGNQNGRYVKYISQEAVNFLSAQYWKGNVRELENVITHVATMSREDTLSQKHFTHLVSPAPVNAYSRSDDTQNEKGANGNGSDGAYSPVSLNIVEGEMVKRTLEHTKWHKGKACEILGISRPRLDRKIKKYGIKPSQPYADEE